One segment of Bacillales bacterium DNA contains the following:
- a CDS encoding DUF817 domain-containing protein → MRAIKQLVRFGWEQALSCLFPVVIFASLAITQILPLPLLPRYDWLLLICLLMQVWMVRSGLETLDELKVITLFHLIGLALELFKVHMGSWAYPGEGYSKMFGVPLYSGFMYASVASYLCQAWRRLKVELVNWPPFLAVVPLAAAIYINFFTHHYWLDVRWWLSSLVLIVFWRSSVTFDVGGTRYRMPLALSFVLIGFFLWIAENIATFFGAWKYPYQTDAWSLVHVGKVSSWLLLVIVSFLIVATLKQVKGRTPAPLKNRRPERNLRATAFTPEKGSARKA, encoded by the coding sequence ATGAGAGCCATAAAACAACTCGTTCGGTTTGGTTGGGAACAAGCGCTGTCCTGCTTGTTTCCCGTCGTGATCTTTGCCTCATTGGCCATTACGCAAATCCTACCGCTCCCCCTCCTGCCGAGGTATGACTGGCTGCTCCTCATCTGCCTGCTGATGCAGGTGTGGATGGTGCGTTCCGGGTTAGAAACGTTGGATGAGCTCAAGGTGATCACCCTATTCCACCTGATCGGACTGGCGCTTGAATTGTTCAAAGTACATATGGGTTCCTGGGCATATCCGGGGGAAGGCTATTCGAAAATGTTCGGAGTGCCTTTGTACAGCGGCTTCATGTACGCAAGCGTAGCGAGTTATCTTTGCCAGGCGTGGAGGAGGCTTAAGGTCGAACTCGTCAACTGGCCGCCGTTCTTGGCCGTTGTCCCGCTTGCAGCCGCGATTTACATAAATTTTTTCACCCACCATTATTGGCTCGACGTTCGCTGGTGGCTATCGTCCCTCGTCCTCATCGTCTTTTGGCGGTCATCGGTCACATTTGACGTCGGCGGAACGCGTTACCGCATGCCGCTTGCCCTCTCTTTTGTGCTCATCGGATTTTTTCTTTGGATCGCTGAAAATATCGCCACATTCTTTGGCGCATGGAAATATCCGTACCAAACCGATGCCTGGAGTCTCGTTCACGTGGGAAAAGTAAGTTCCTGGTTGTTGCTGGTGATCGTCAGCTTTCTTATCGTGGCGACGTTAAAGCAAGTGAAAGGTAGAACCCCTGCCCCACTCAAAAATAGACGACCCGAAAGAAATCTTCGAGCAACGGCGTTTACCCCGGAAAAAGGATCAGCAAGAAAAGCCTGA
- a CDS encoding DUF4153 domain-containing protein, translating into MDSKNWISENLTNPHELEKMFRKDPKAFKKAFSQAWEQNPDSPVLAVWYERLHFNEKVTTEKASLFHKGFLAMGILAIFAGISTRVLFQFVEQQAIAPVNLAFGILPFIAAYFVYRHPPRKYLLYLLGALFLISAVYLNWLPMNENDSIVLAYLHLPIFLWGLVGLAFTGNEFALGSKRLGYLQFNLEFGLLYAGMAVSGMLLALLTIQLFGLVGLDIEQFYFSNIVLFGAAALAIVAVHLVSNHLKLAKNITPYLAKIFGPLVLVTLIIYLITIVWIGKNPFLDRDFLIVFNGILIGVLAVTLFSITERDIDERKNLSDYINFALILMALIIDSVALSAIVFRLSSYGITPNRMAVLGINILVWANLIWILLAYGRFLENKTGPSTVQDAVTKYLPVYILWAAFVTFTFPLIF; encoded by the coding sequence ATGGACAGCAAAAATTGGATCAGTGAAAACTTAACGAACCCTCATGAGCTGGAAAAAATGTTTAGAAAAGACCCAAAAGCTTTTAAAAAGGCTTTCTCACAGGCTTGGGAACAAAACCCTGATTCGCCAGTTCTTGCGGTTTGGTATGAAAGATTGCATTTTAACGAGAAGGTAACTACAGAAAAAGCTTCCTTGTTTCATAAAGGCTTTTTAGCCATGGGCATTTTAGCCATATTCGCCGGAATCAGCACCCGGGTCCTTTTTCAATTTGTCGAACAGCAAGCCATAGCCCCCGTTAACCTTGCTTTTGGGATCTTGCCTTTTATTGCCGCTTATTTTGTCTACCGGCATCCGCCGAGAAAATATCTCCTTTACCTTCTTGGCGCGTTGTTCCTCATCTCGGCCGTTTATCTTAATTGGCTGCCCATGAATGAGAACGACAGTATTGTTCTAGCTTATTTACACCTTCCCATCTTCTTATGGGGATTGGTCGGGCTTGCTTTTACCGGGAATGAATTTGCTTTAGGGAGCAAACGATTAGGCTATCTTCAATTCAATTTGGAATTTGGCCTTCTTTACGCCGGAATGGCGGTCAGCGGAATGCTGCTCGCCTTATTGACGATCCAGTTATTTGGTTTGGTCGGCTTGGATATCGAACAGTTTTATTTCAGCAATATCGTTTTATTTGGGGCTGCCGCTCTCGCCATTGTGGCTGTGCACCTCGTCTCAAATCATCTTAAACTGGCGAAAAACATTACACCGTATCTTGCGAAAATCTTTGGTCCGCTTGTGCTCGTCACCTTGATCATTTATTTGATCACGATTGTTTGGATTGGAAAAAATCCATTCCTGGATCGCGATTTTCTGATCGTCTTTAACGGTATTCTTATTGGTGTCTTGGCAGTCACCTTGTTTTCCATCACGGAAAGAGACATCGACGAGAGAAAGAACCTCTCGGATTATATCAATTTTGCCTTGATTTTGATGGCTCTCATCATCGACAGTGTCGCGTTATCGGCCATTGTGTTCCGACTTTCTTCTTATGGGATTACGCCCAACCGAATGGCGGTTTTGGGCATAAACATCCTTGTCTGGGCCAATCTCATTTGGATTTTGCTCGCCTACGGGCGTTTTTTGGAAAACAAAACCGGGCCGTCCACGGTGCAGGATGCGGTGACAAAGTATTTGCCGGTTTATATCCTTTGGGCCGCTTTCGTAACCTTTACGTTTCCGCTCATTTTTTAA
- a CDS encoding helix-turn-helix transcriptional regulator translates to MAIIINIDVMLAKRKMSVTELSEKVGITMANLSILKNGKAKAIRLSTLEAICKALECQPGDLLEYRSEEDA, encoded by the coding sequence ATGGCGATCATCATCAACATCGACGTGATGCTGGCGAAAAGGAAAATGAGCGTAACGGAACTCTCTGAGAAGGTGGGCATCACGATGGCTAATCTTTCTATTTTAAAAAATGGCAAGGCAAAAGCGATCCGCTTATCCACTTTGGAGGCGATTTGCAAAGCTTTGGAATGTCAGCCGGGGGACCTTTTGGAATACCGGAGCGAAGAAGACGCTTAA
- a CDS encoding DUF2975 domain-containing protein encodes MKQVTTLFLKIAVIFIGIPILALCIFFVPELGRHAAIMLPAFAFIQYVVCAIFYASAIVFYFALYQAFKLLSYIDKNKAFSELSVTALKKIKYCAVTICSLHALVLPLFYVYAEIDDAPGVIFVGMVVPFASLVIAVFAAVLQRLLQEAIQIKSENDLTV; translated from the coding sequence ATGAAACAAGTGACCACACTCTTTTTGAAGATCGCCGTTATTTTTATCGGAATTCCGATCCTGGCTTTGTGCATTTTTTTCGTGCCGGAGTTAGGGAGGCATGCGGCGATAATGCTGCCGGCGTTCGCTTTTATTCAATATGTCGTTTGTGCCATTTTTTATGCATCGGCAATTGTTTTTTACTTCGCTCTGTACCAGGCGTTTAAACTTTTAAGCTACATCGACAAGAATAAAGCTTTCTCCGAGTTATCCGTAACAGCTTTAAAGAAAATCAAATACTGTGCCGTGACGATTTGCAGTTTGCACGCGCTCGTGTTGCCGCTCTTCTATGTCTATGCGGAGATTGACGACGCTCCGGGGGTTATTTTTGTCGGAATGGTGGTTCCTTTCGCTTCCCTGGTCATCGCGGTTTTTGCTGCTGTTCTGCAAAGACTTTTGCAAGAAGCGATCCAAATCAAATCCGAAAACGACTTAACGGTCTGA